A single region of the Fusobacterium sp. DD2 genome encodes:
- a CDS encoding cupin domain-containing protein yields MSSIGERIKKSRNEMGLSLRELASRVDLSASFLSQIEQGKASPSIENLKKIATALDVKVSYLIEDEEEKNNTELVRRNERKYIESLDSNTKMALLTTSNIDKTMEPILYEIGPYGESGRSYYSHHGEEFIFIVEGKLDIYIDDELHSLNEGDSLYFKSSQKHRFKNSTDKATRAIWVVNPPTF; encoded by the coding sequence ATGAGCAGTATAGGAGAAAGAATTAAGAAAAGCAGAAACGAGATGGGACTATCATTGAGAGAATTAGCTTCAAGAGTTGATCTTTCAGCTAGTTTTTTATCACAGATAGAACAGGGGAAGGCATCGCCATCTATAGAAAATTTGAAAAAAATAGCTACAGCTTTAGATGTAAAAGTTAGTTATCTTATAGAAGATGAAGAAGAAAAAAATAATACAGAATTAGTTAGACGTAATGAAAGAAAATATATAGAGAGCTTAGATTCAAACACTAAAATGGCTCTTTTAACTACATCAAATATAGACAAAACTATGGAACCTATTTTATATGAAATAGGACCATATGGTGAAAGTGGAAGAAGTTATTACAGCCACCATGGAGAGGAATTTATCTTTATAGTGGAGGGAAAACTTGATATATATATAGACGATGAATTACATAGTCTAAATGAAGGTGACAGTCTGTATTTTAAATCAAGTCAAAAACATAGATTTAAAAATAGTACAGATAAGGCTACCAGAGCAATATGGGTAGTCAATCCACCTACATTTTAA
- a CDS encoding CinA family nicotinamide mononucleotide deamidase-related protein — protein sequence MKAAIILVGTELLNGAMVDTNSIYIAQELNKYGIELEMKFTVRDFKDEIYKTIDYCKKNVDLIIMSGGLGPTIDDITKEVIANYLGKKLIVEEEELKVLKEKFEKAHIAFKNINVKEVEKPEGAVSFTNDVGMAPAIYIDGIAAFPGVPRELYNMLPKFLAWYAKKNNLKIDEIYIKDLITFGLAESLIDESIRDLFTEDDIYYEFLVKDYGILIRMQTKASNKNKVEKIVKKIYNKIGEFIFGEDNDRLETKVVELIKRLKMDISVAESCTGGLLASTLIDVPGVSDILKEGIVSYSNQAKIERLGVRKETLESFGAVSEETAREMVLGLKSDIALSTTGIAGPGGGTKSKPVGLVYIGIRVKDKVYVEKRVFNGDRSRIRRKAVSQALFSLIKILNEDV from the coding sequence ATGAAAGCAGCAATAATACTTGTAGGAACAGAGTTATTAAATGGGGCTATGGTAGATACAAACAGTATCTACATAGCTCAGGAACTTAATAAATATGGAATAGAACTTGAAATGAAATTTACAGTAAGAGATTTTAAAGATGAGATATATAAGACAATTGATTACTGTAAAAAGAATGTAGACTTAATTATCATGTCTGGTGGACTTGGACCTACAATAGATGATATTACTAAAGAGGTAATAGCTAATTATTTAGGTAAAAAATTGATAGTTGAAGAGGAAGAACTTAAAGTTTTAAAAGAAAAATTTGAAAAAGCACATATTGCATTTAAAAATATAAATGTAAAAGAGGTTGAAAAACCTGAGGGAGCAGTTTCTTTTACAAATGATGTAGGAATGGCACCTGCTATTTATATTGATGGAATAGCTGCATTTCCTGGAGTACCAAGAGAATTATATAATATGCTACCTAAATTTCTTGCCTGGTATGCAAAGAAAAATAATCTGAAAATTGATGAAATATATATAAAGGATCTTATTACATTTGGACTTGCAGAATCACTAATTGATGAATCAATAAGAGACCTTTTTACAGAGGATGATATATATTATGAATTTTTAGTAAAGGATTACGGAATCCTTATAAGAATGCAGACAAAGGCAAGCAATAAAAATAAAGTGGAAAAAATAGTAAAAAAGATATATAATAAGATTGGAGAGTTTATCTTTGGAGAGGATAATGATAGACTCGAGACAAAAGTTGTTGAGTTGATTAAAAGATTAAAAATGGATATATCAGTGGCTGAATCTTGTACAGGAGGGTTGCTGGCAAGCACATTAATAGATGTACCTGGAGTTTCAGACATTTTAAAGGAAGGGATTGTATCCTATAGTAATCAGGCAAAAATCGAAAGACTGGGCGTAAGAAAAGAAACATTAGAAAGCTTCGGTGCTGTAAGTGAGGAGACAGCACGGGAAATGGTATTAGGACTTAAAAGTGACATTGCTCTATCCACTACTGGTATAGCAGGACCTGGAGGGGGAACTAAGAGTAAACCTGTGGGACTTGTATATATTGGAATAAGAGTGAAAGATAAGGTATATGTTGAAAAAAGAGTTTTCAATGGAGATAGAAGTAGGATAAGAAGAAAGGCAGTATCTCAAGCTCTTTTTAGTCTTATAAAAATTTTAAACGAGGATGTGTGA
- a CDS encoding phosphatidylglycerophosphatase A — translation MNKHKNFIRNLGTWFGLGDMPKAPGTFGTLGGIPVFIVLSFIRQFFPNNMIYNSFYLAFLVTFFAVAVYVSDICEREIFKKKDPQNVVIDEVLGYLTTLFLVNPVGLYQNCMAMGIAFIIFRFLDITKIGPIDKSQHFENGVGVVLDDFLAGVIGNFIMVCIWSIFF, via the coding sequence ATGAATAAACATAAAAATTTTATAAGAAATCTTGGAACATGGTTTGGACTTGGAGATATGCCAAAGGCACCAGGAACTTTTGGAACTTTAGGAGGAATACCTGTATTTATAGTTCTTTCATTTATAAGACAGTTTTTTCCTAATAATATGATATATAATTCATTTTATTTGGCATTTTTAGTGACATTTTTTGCTGTTGCTGTGTATGTAAGTGATATATGTGAAAGGGAGATATTTAAGAAAAAAGACCCTCAAAACGTAGTTATAGATGAGGTACTTGGATATCTTACAACACTTTTTCTTGTAAATCCTGTAGGACTTTATCAAAACTGTATGGCAATGGGAATTGCTTTTATAATATTCAGGTTTTTAGATATTACTAAAATAGGACCAATAGATAAATCACAGCACTTTGAAAATGGTGTTGGAGTGGTTTTAGATGACTTCTTAGCTGGAGTGATTGGTAACTTTATAATGGTATGTATTTGGAGCATATTCTTTTAA
- a CDS encoding U32 family peptidase, with protein MKIVAPAGNMERFYAAVKAGAQEIYMGLQGFGARRNAQNFTLEEYKQALDYAHARGVKIFLTLNTIMMEKEMEFLYPNLKILYEHGLDAVIVQDLGYFSYMKENFPDMEYHGSTQMTVGNHYEAEYLRKIGFSRVVLPREMTFEEIKKIRENTSIELEIFVSGALCICYSGNCYMSSFIGSRSGNRGMCAQPCRKLYEKGNGEKGYHLSPKDQLYGFNEIKKLKEIGIDSIKVEGRMKDPNYVFETVSYYKNLIDGIDVKERTSEIFNRGYSKGYFYGNDKDLINKNYSFNLGKNIGTLNGKKLKLSSKVVLGDGIIFLSRDYEKLGGGYINKIELENGNRDNKSAQPGQVIVLKDVPRGSKYVFKSFSKEINDDVETRLKQEEQRLEINGEFVAKIGEYPKLILRAVNNFGQVVEAVKIGDKIVEKASKKSLTSDEVKEKVGQLGDTTLALDSLDVTIDEGIFMPLSILKGLKRDCAEELTGKIVESYRRKAPARYSLPVGNEAKREVTLSAIVSNKEQEKIVREYGIAKILHRGIDIAKEGRLEEQDLNSKLASNLYQLLENKNSDVTVNWNLNITNRYTVEELCKIGKVDTVILSPEISFEKIKEIGKTRARKAILGYSRLKGMHVEIPLFENDKETITNSEGDIFTAVKTANGNTEIYLSRPLNILNDLYKMSDLMIDEVVLEFTIETPEEVGEVLNNIKDRKGIYRAYNYERGVY; from the coding sequence ATGAAAATAGTAGCCCCAGCGGGAAATATGGAGAGATTTTATGCTGCTGTAAAAGCAGGAGCACAGGAAATATATATGGGTCTTCAGGGATTTGGAGCTAGAAGAAATGCACAGAACTTCACTCTTGAAGAGTATAAACAGGCACTTGATTATGCCCATGCAAGAGGGGTAAAGATATTTCTTACTCTAAATACAATAATGATGGAAAAGGAGATGGAATTTCTATATCCAAATCTTAAGATACTTTATGAACATGGTTTGGATGCTGTAATTGTACAGGACCTTGGATATTTTAGCTATATGAAGGAAAATTTTCCTGATATGGAATACCATGGAAGTACACAGATGACAGTTGGAAATCATTATGAAGCTGAATATTTAAGAAAAATAGGTTTTTCAAGAGTTGTACTTCCTAGAGAGATGACTTTTGAAGAGATAAAGAAAATAAGAGAAAATACATCAATAGAGCTTGAAATATTTGTATCAGGTGCACTTTGTATATGCTATTCAGGAAACTGTTATATGAGCAGTTTTATAGGTAGCAGAAGTGGAAATAGAGGTATGTGTGCTCAGCCATGCAGAAAGCTCTATGAAAAGGGAAATGGAGAAAAGGGATATCATCTAAGTCCTAAAGACCAGCTTTATGGATTTAATGAGATAAAGAAATTAAAAGAGATTGGAATAGACAGTATCAAAGTTGAAGGTCGTATGAAAGACCCTAATTATGTATTTGAAACAGTTTCTTATTATAAAAATCTTATAGATGGAATAGATGTAAAAGAGAGAACAAGTGAGATATTTAATAGAGGTTACAGCAAAGGTTACTTCTATGGAAATGATAAAGATTTAATCAACAAAAATTACTCATTTAATCTTGGTAAAAATATAGGAACATTAAATGGTAAAAAGCTTAAACTTAGCAGTAAAGTAGTACTTGGAGATGGAATAATTTTCCTATCAAGAGATTATGAAAAACTTGGTGGAGGGTACATAAATAAGATTGAACTTGAAAATGGTAATAGAGACAATAAAAGTGCTCAACCAGGACAGGTGATAGTTCTAAAAGATGTACCAAGAGGAAGTAAATATGTATTTAAAAGTTTTTCAAAAGAGATAAATGATGATGTAGAAACAAGATTGAAACAGGAAGAACAAAGACTTGAAATAAATGGTGAATTTGTTGCAAAAATAGGTGAGTATCCAAAACTTATATTAAGAGCTGTAAATAATTTTGGACAGGTTGTAGAAGCTGTTAAAATAGGGGATAAAATTGTTGAAAAAGCCAGCAAAAAATCACTTACATCAGATGAAGTAAAGGAAAAAGTTGGACAGTTAGGTGATACAACACTTGCTCTTGATAGCTTAGACGTAACAATAGATGAGGGAATATTTATGCCTCTATCTATATTAAAAGGGTTAAAAAGAGATTGTGCAGAGGAATTAACTGGAAAAATTGTTGAAAGTTATAGAAGAAAAGCTCCAGCAAGATACTCTCTTCCAGTAGGAAATGAGGCAAAAAGAGAGGTAACTCTTTCAGCTATTGTATCTAATAAAGAGCAGGAGAAAATAGTTAGAGAGTATGGAATAGCAAAGATACTTCATAGAGGAATAGATATTGCAAAAGAGGGAAGACTGGAAGAACAGGATTTAAATAGTAAACTTGCATCAAATCTATACCAGCTTCTTGAAAATAAAAACAGTGACGTAACTGTAAACTGGAATTTGAATATTACAAATAGATATACAGTGGAAGAGCTATGTAAAATAGGAAAGGTTGACACAGTTATCTTATCCCCTGAAATCAGTTTTGAAAAAATAAAAGAGATTGGAAAAACAAGAGCTAGAAAGGCAATATTAGGATATTCAAGACTTAAAGGAATGCACGTAGAGATACCTTTATTTGAAAATGATAAAGAGACAATTACAAATAGTGAAGGGGATATATTTACAGCAGTAAAAACTGCAAATGGAAATACAGAGATATATCTATCTAGACCTTTAAATATTTTAAATGATTTATACAAGATGTCAGATTTGATGATAGATGAGGTAGTACTTGAATTTACAATAGAAACACCAGAAGAGGTAGGAGAAGTACTTAATAATATAAAAGATAGAAAAGGAATATACAGAGCTTACAATTATGAAAGAGGTGTATATTAA
- the coaE gene encoding dephospho-CoA kinase (Dephospho-CoA kinase (CoaE) performs the final step in coenzyme A biosynthesis.) has translation MIVGLTGGIASGKSTVSSIFASLGAEIVDADKVARELSDLKENKDKMVEIFGKEILDCNGEIVREKTREKAFENRELLKRLNALLHPQVIKYFIDKKNSLNKGRIIIFDIPLLFESHVEYLCDKIVVVVVPREVQVKRIMARDGSSKELAQKIIDAQFPQKYKEEHADIVIDNSCSLDELNKKVKAVYEELIDNER, from the coding sequence ATGATAGTAGGATTGACAGGTGGTATAGCAAGTGGAAAATCCACAGTGAGTTCCATTTTTGCAAGCTTAGGAGCAGAGATAGTAGATGCAGACAAAGTTGCAAGAGAGCTCAGTGATTTAAAAGAAAACAAAGATAAAATGGTAGAGATATTTGGAAAAGAGATACTTGACTGTAATGGAGAAATAGTAAGAGAAAAGACGAGAGAGAAGGCTTTTGAAAATAGAGAGCTTTTAAAGAGATTAAATGCACTTCTTCATCCTCAGGTAATAAAGTATTTTATTGATAAAAAAAACAGTCTGAATAAGGGTCGTATTATTATATTTGATATACCGCTACTGTTTGAGTCACATGTTGAATATCTATGTGATAAAATAGTAGTTGTAGTGGTACCAAGAGAGGTACAGGTGAAGAGAATAATGGCTCGTGATGGAAGTTCAAAAGAACTTGCTCAAAAGATAATAGATGCACAGTTTCCACAGAAGTATAAAGAGGAACATGCAGATATAGTTATAGATAACAGCTGCTCACTTGATGAGTTGAATAAAAAGGTGAAAGCTGTATATGAAGAATTAATAGATAATGAGAGGTAA